AAAGGTACCAAATTTCACGCGCCTTTTTATGACCGATAATACGTGCAAGATAGCCTGAACCATAACCAGCATCAAATGAACCAACTTTAGGACCAGTTTGTCCGAAACGAGCATTGTCTGCTGCAATTGTAAGGTCACATACAACATGTAATACGTGTCCTCCACCGATAGCATAACCAGCAACCATCGCTACAACTGGTTTTGGAATTACACGGATTAAACGTTGTAAATCAAGAACGTTTAGACGTGGGATTTCATCTTCCCCTACATAGCCACCATGGCCGCGTACCTTTTGGTCTCCACCTGAGCAAAAGGCTTTTTCGCCTTCACCTGTTAAAATGATAACACCGACATTTTTGTCATCGCGGGCACGAGAAAATGCATCAATCATTTCCATGACTGTTTTTGGTCGAAATGCATTGCGCACTTCTGGACGGTTAATCGTCACTTTAGCGATACCGTTATAAAACTCATACTTAATATCTTCGTAAGTATGTAATGTAGTCCATTGACGTGACATTGAAATACCTCCTAATTATAAAATTCGCCTCATTACTACTAAGAGGCGCTAACGTAAAAAACATTACGTTAAATACTCATTTACTATTGTAGCAAATTCAGCTGGATTTTCCACATGAATTGCATGTCCAGCGTCATTTACTGTCATATGCTTTCCATTTTTTAATAACGCTTTCATTTCCAACGCGATATTACAAAATTTAACATCTAATAAACCGGTCATTAATAGTACAGGCAATTCTAAATGAGTTA
This DNA window, taken from Lysinibacillus sp. FSL M8-0337, encodes the following:
- the menB gene encoding 1,4-dihydroxy-2-naphthoyl-CoA synthase, which produces MSRQWTTLHTYEDIKYEFYNGIAKVTINRPEVRNAFRPKTVMEMIDAFSRARDDKNVGVIILTGEGEKAFCSGGDQKVRGHGGYVGEDEIPRLNVLDLQRLIRVIPKPVVAMVAGYAIGGGHVLHVVCDLTIAADNARFGQTGPKVGSFDAGYGSGYLARIIGHKKAREIWYLCRQYDAQQALDMGLVNTVVPYEQLEDETVQWCEEMLQMSPTALRFLKAAMNADTDGLAGLQQMAGDATLLYYTTDEAKEGRDAFKEKRQPDFGQFPRFP